In Chiloscyllium plagiosum isolate BGI_BamShark_2017 chromosome 1, ASM401019v2, whole genome shotgun sequence, the sequence ACCTACTgcgtcttcccagctacctcatgcccacccccatcctcctacttatttctcagcccccttcagcccaccacccaccacattcctgatgaaaggcttatcccgaaatgtcagctctcctgctgctcggatgctgcctgagctgctttGCTTTTTCAGCAGCACACTTTTCGATTTAGATTTATGATGTAGAGTGAGCGATGTTGTATTAACCACCCATGACACACTGCAtcattgttttttctttttatttaaaggGAATATTAGGCAGCTGATAAAATGGGCTGTCAATACATTATTATCCACTTAATACCATTGCCCAAAGTCACAGTCCCTTACTAACCACCTGGGTTCAATTGATTAACCAAAGTTTCTCCCTTTTCTCAATTTATGAAAGTAATCAGCACAATAAATATACTTCCCTATAATGGTGTACTTCTGCTGTGTTTTGTATCTGTTCATGCAACAGTTCAcataacttaaaaaaaatcttagtttTCTAATTATCTGTATTTAAGACATAAACAAATGAAGGAATAATGTTAACTGGTCATATATTAAACTTATAGATATTACTTTGTCGTTGAAGAAGACAATACACCTTTGTCAATTACCATGACACCATGTGATGCACCCTTAGAATGGAAACTAACCCTTCAAGAGCTACCAGAGGAGTCAAGTGGAGAAGGTTCTGGTAAGACAGTGATGAATATAAAGGAATTCCTTAATACGGATCATGAAAAGATCAACTTACGTTGCATGACTTAAAGTTGCTCGATAATCAGATTGTGGAGAAGATGAATCAGTGTGATATGTAAGACAGAATGAAGTATCATATGCACACATCTTTACATTTTTATAATTTCCTGATTTAATATGGAATGGTAGCATATAGAAATAAACTTGTCCATTCTTCATCTAGCACTGATATCTTTGGAAGCCTATAAACAAATAGACAAACAAAATGTAATAAAGTTGGGTTGCAGCCATGATGATGTTAGCTTGAATTCAGAACAATTCAATGAAACATACTATGTACCGCAACATAAACAGAAAACCTGTTTCAACTAATATTTTATAAGTTGCATTTCTatgataaataaatattttgaaagttaTAGATCTTATAAAATCACTGGGATAGTTTCCATAGCATAAGCTAAAATAGGTATACAGGATTTATATCGGTATTTCATGATTAGAACATTTAGGGGAAAATATCAACTCATCCCAATTGGATAACTCACTGCAGCTCATTGATGGACTAAAGGAATTTCAACTAGTTCAACTAATTAATCAAAAGTAGATTGAGAGGAAAGGAGACATCTAATTTGGCAGCTTCTGTACTTTTGGAAGGAGGTTGAGCATGAGAAATTGTAAGACACAATTCATCCTTTAAGGCTTTTTGATTTGCCCTAATTACATGTAGACTgaatttctctccctgttctataatgtacacagtgTTAATAATTCAGCTTTTGCATCCCTAACAGAGTAAAGCAAAATCTATTTATTAGGGTCAGTTTATGTATACGCTATTTTTAACAGGAGCAGAAAATAATTTCTGTAAAGTGGAAACTGAGTGTGACATAATTCCATACAGGTTAAGGGGAGGTAATTTTTCCCATTTTATGTCCGCCTGCTAAATGGTTAGTATCTGGCGTTTTACATTCTAAACGACAATTAGACTTTTACCATGAAATATCCACAGCCGGGAACCATTAAGGTATCATACTAACCTGTCTCTTATCCATTTTGCCTCCCATTCTGCAGAATGTAGACTTGGATAGCAGCCCATTTGAAATGTCACTGCAATACTATATCTTTATAAATATGTACATCAGAGATGCAGAAGGGAACCAGTAGCAAATGTAAACATTTCTACAGTGTTGTGAACATTACCACCAAGCTTGCACAACCTTGAACTTCCCTAAATAAACTTGCAGGACTATCTTAcaaccttttttttccttttgtgctgtCCTCAGAAATCATATCAATACTTCACTCAAATTTTGATACAGAACTACATATTTTGAAGTCTCGGTTCACAAAATACTCACATCACATAAATATTTGGATCCACAagctcttgtttctttttttttgtacataATGTAGTTACAAtcttatttgaaaatgaaaaattgATTTCAgctgtagtttagattagattacctacagtgtggaaacaggcccttcggcccaacaagtccacaccgacccgccgaagcgcaacccacccatacccctacacttagcccttcacctaacactacgggcaatttagcatggccaattcacctgacctgcacatctttggactgtgggaggaaaccggagcacccggaggaaacccacgcaggcacggggagaatgtgcaaactccacacagtcagtcgcctgaggcaggatttgaacccaggactctggtgctgtgaggcagcagtgctaaccactgtgccaccgtgctgccctattaTTGCATTATTGCAATTACAGTTAATGTACCAACAATTTCAGTGCTGGAACAGCGAACAGATCATTAATGAAAACAGGGAATACAAAACAAGTGCTTCTGTGTCTCCATTTTAGAAAATAACTTTCTGAATCACTTAGAATGTATTTCGTTTAGAAGGAGATGAAATGAGGTGAAAAATACCTTTTGTTCACTGTCCATGCTCATGAAGTATGATGATGTAATTTGTTATTTGCTCTGTAGAATTTTCAAACTTAATTTGAATTTACTTCCCAGTTATTCCAGTGATGCCATTGTTGGGTCCGCCTGGAATGCATAGTCTTTCCAATTCCTTTAATGGATGATAGTGTGACCACAGACCTAGAGTCACCCAAACACAGAATGGTCTTAACCAGTTGAACATGCCGATTTGGTATTGATTCTCATGCTAGTCCAAGGTGCCTGCCTCCGTGATATCACTGGAGCCACTATGAGGCAACAATTATCTGTTCCTCAACACTAGTATCATTAAAGAAATTTTGAAGGAAACTCggaaaggaaataaaaggaaaggaaaggaaaggagaaagtttcttttttttcactttattaTGCTGATTACTTAAAAATGTGCACCGTTAAACATGAGTCTGCATTAGATAGCCAGTCAGTGAAAATATTAGCATTCACTTGGTCATCGTCTAATGGACATTAAAAGTTAGTGTGGGAGACAATTTGTAATGTAAAAGAATGGTAGAGAATCATTATCAATTTCTGGACCATTTTGGGTGAATATAATTACTTTGAAAGAAATTAGGTGCTTGAATCACATCAACAAAAACGGCATAAATGCCAGTCCTTGAAATGGccaaatttacaaaattaatgcatctccaaaaatattcaagaaacttGGCACTACTCAGAGCAGAGTAACCAGCTTGAGTGAcagcacatccacaaatatccattctctccatcaccaacactcagAAGCAGCTGTGTGCACCATCtatcagatgcactgcagaaatccatcaGAACTCCTTAGCACCTTCTAAATGCAAGACCACTTCCACCTAAAAGGACATAGGTAGTAGGAACGCCACCACCAGCAaatttcctccaagccactcaccatcctcacttggaaatatatccttgtcACTGGAGCAAAATCCTGGATTTCACCCCCTAAATGGCCTgaaatgattcaagaaggcagctaccatcacattctcaagagCAGCTagagcaataagtgctggcccagccagtgacgcccacgtcccatgaatgcaaaaaaaaattagataagCCTCTGTGAATGAATTTCAATGACTTGTGAACATTGCTATGGACATGGAACCTAGAATAAGAGCTTTCTTCCAAGTATTATCCAATTCAATGATCCATTTAATGAACCAGTACTGGAATTTTAGGAATAGTGTAATGGCACATGAGATACAATCACGttttattaatttattctttATCTTCTCAGGAGACCCAGAACCACTAGACCAGCAGAAGAAACAAGAGCATGTACTGAATGAACTAGGTACCGATCTGTACTCATACAAAGGCAATGATGTTGAATCATACTTAGCACCCAATTCACCCTCTGGTTTGTACCGTTTGGAACTGATTTCAACAGAAAAAGATACAAATTTCAAGGTTTATGCTACAACCACTCCTGAGTCAGACCAGCCTTATCCTGAGCTCCCCTATGACCCACGGGTGGATGTGACTGCTCTTGGTCGTACAACCGTCACATTAACGTGGAAGCCTAGTCCTACCATTTCACAACTGCAACAGCCTATTCAATATTGTGTGATTATTAATAAGGAGCACAACTTTAAGAGTCTTTGTGCGGTGGAAGCAAAACTGAATGCTGATGATGCCTTTATGACAGCTCCCAAGCCTGGATTAGATTTCAGTCCATTTGATTTTGCATACTTTGGCTTTACTTCAGACAGCGGCCCTGGCAGAGAACGAACAACCGGCGTCAAGTCGCTCACCACATGGGTGTCACGGCAGATGGCTGGAGCACGGAGAGTGGATCTTCAGCAGATATGCATTGGcaacaaaaacattttcactgtatCTGATCTGAAACCAGACACACAGTACTATTTTGACGTTTTTGCCGTAAACACCAACTCAAATATGAGCACCGCCTATGTTGGAACCTTTGCAAAAACCAAGGAAGAAGCTAAGCAGAAGACAATTGAACTGAAGGATGGGAAAGTGACTGACATCTTTATTAAACGGAAAGGTGTTAAGTTCCTGagatttgctccagtttcctcccaccagaAGATGATGCTTTATGTTCACTCATGTCTGGATGCAGTCCAAATCCAGGTCAGGAGAGATGGGAAGCTGTTGCTTTCACAGAATATGGAAGGTGTTCGCCACTTCCAGCTGAGAGGGAAACCAAAAGCCAAGTACCTGATCCGGCTGAAAGGGAGTAAAAAAGGTGCATCTATGCTCAAGATCCTAGCCACCAATAGGCCAAACAAGCAACCCTTCCCATCTGTACCTGAAGACACACGcattaaagcctttgacaagctaCGTACCTGCTCCTCAGTCACAGTGGCCTGGCTAGGCACGCAGGAGCGAAACAAGTTCTGTGTTTATAAAAAGCTTGTGGAAAATAACTACAGTGAAGAGCAGAAGAAAAGAGAGCAGAACCAATGTATTGGACCAGACATCCGAAAGAAATCTGAGAAGGTGGTCTGCAAATATTTCCACAGTCATATTCTCCAGAAAGCAGTGACGACAGAGACAATCAGAGGACTGCAGCCAGGCAAATCGTACCTTCTGGATGTTTATGTCATAGGACATGGGGGCCACTCGGTCAAGTATCAAAGCAAACTGGTCAAAACAAGGAGGTCTTGTTAGTGATTCCATGTATAGACTCAAAAATTTATTGGACTATTTCACTAGATGAAAATATACAGACTGACTACTTATACAGCTGAGATGTTGCAACATGTATTTGTACTATTTAGAAAGATATCAACTTGTATATTTATGTTTACATAATTCAGTGGTTATTTGAAGAGACTGAGGCTGATGCACTCAGATGGCACTGGGCTTTTGTAGCTGCATGACCGCAAGGTCCTTTGTCACATGTGACATTGAATAATAATGGTCTACAGTGGCAGGAGATCACTCAAGTGCTGTCAGTTTTTTTGACCTCTACATTGCATGAACTGCATCTAAATTATTTCACCTTCCAAGCCGCTTGAAACTAGCTGCCCTGTTAATCGTACATGCAATATAGGACATAGGAAATCTGTAAATTATTTTATAAGAATAAAGTTCAGTCTTAAATGTCTATGTTTTTATGATTGTAAACTTTAAGAATCATCCCCATTAAAATACAATTCTAATTATCTATTTGACTACACTCTGAATCAGTTTCTAATGCTTGGTGCTGAGAGAAATTGCATTGATGTTTTCTTTACAAGGACTCATCGTTTATGTATAGTTTGGTGACCTTGTCAATGTTTCTTGCATCTTGCATCACGTCCGTTTGGTGTTTCATATTTATTGaactaataaaaaaaactcacattCATCAGTTCTTGTGACGATTGTATGAACAAATTGACAAAATATATCGCAAGATGAAACAGAAGATACATATGAGCCAAATCCCACAGCTAGTTTGGTTTTGATCATGGGGCAAATTGAAAGGGCTAATTAATATCTTCACTAATTAGACATTAGCTGTGATACTATGTTAGTACTTAAGACATCCAGTAATAATTGACTAAGAAATCTGAGGGATTTTTAAATAATCAGTTTCAGATGCAGTTTGTGGAAAACAGTTCCAATGTATCCCATTTGGACAGAAGGAGAAAAGAGAAGGGTGACTTTCATTTATTTAGTGTCATTCAAGTCGTTGGAAAGTTCCAAAGAAGTTCAAACAATAAAGAGCTGAAATGATTGGTTTTCGGAGAAATGCAGCAACACCATGGATACACCAAGGTTCCTCAAACAGAAGTGAAACAAACCAACAATAACCTGCCATTTATATAGAATTTTCAATGTAGTTAAATGTCCTTAAGGTCCATATGGACTTTAAAGCCAAGCACTAtaatccatcagaaatttaccttaAGCCAAAGAAAATCTCATTAGGACAAGTGAGCAAAAGTGGAatacattttggacaatctcagAGGAGGAAAGAAATCTAAAGGGGCTTAGAATCTGagaataactgaagcataatgtaTTTAAATTTATGTCTGACTCTTcttgcaatgaaacaaactgttACAGCAgattgaaaatatttcattagCTACAATTTGGAACAATATATAATCTTGAAagttgccatataaatgcaaatcttcacCTCTTTCTTTAAATGTATACCAGGACACTGGTAAAGAGGCAGAGGAATTCCAGAGCACTGGGCCTAGGCAGCTGAATGAGTTGGCCACCAATGGTGAAAAAAAGGAAGTGGGGGTTGCATTCCTTAAAAGTAGAGGAGGAGGATTCTATAAATTCAGTCTATTTCAAAGGGAAAATGAtatatacttgaaaaggaaataatGCTGTAGCTCTTTGGAAAGAGTAGAGGAGGGGTCTAATTGGATCGCTCGACAAAGAGCTAAAAACACAATAAATGAAATGGTTACTATGTAATTTTATACTTCAAAAATTCCAGGAGACAAGAGTTAAAATCTGAAGCATTCTTGATACTGCCACATTGGAAGGAAGTCATCGAAATGGGAAAGGGTAAAgcaaagggatttgaaaacaatgatgagattttaaaaatttaactggACAGTTAAATTTTGATCACATAGATGAAGTATTTGCAATTTGGAAGGAGTTAAAATATGGTTGAAGAGCTTTGGAATGAAGCAGTTTAAACTGTTTTGACATGCTTGACTGAATGTCAGACCTTGCTCAGTTAATATCACTACTTTCTGTAAACTAGGAGATTTATTTCACATTCTACTCTCAGATTGGAGCACAAAAGTTAATGCAATACTAACAAAGTTGGAGGTGTTGCCTTTTGGAAGAAATATCAAATCAAGGCCCTGTATATTGGATATAAAAGATTGCAAAACGGTATTTTGAATAAATGTATGGAGTTGACTCCTGGTCTCTTGTCAACATTGATCCTTCTGCATCACAAAAGCAGATGATCTGGTCAGTGTCATTTCtatgtttgtgggagtttgctgtgtataagttggctgccatgtttccaacATTACAAACAAGCATACCAATTTGGAgcagacaggccatttggctcctcaagtctgctttgcctttcaagaagatcatggctgatctgtttgtacttcaaattccacattcccacctacttcCCTACCCTTGGATTCCCTTACCTACCAAGAACTAgctactgaaaacagcaaatgctggagatcacaacaggtcagatagcatccatggatgtggaggagctggtgttggactggggtggacaaagttaaaaatcacacaacaccaggttatagtccaacaggtttaattggaagcactagcttttgttgcgctgctccgtcatcaggtggttgtgaagcacgaccataagacacagaatttatagcaaaagattgcagggtcatgcaaataaaatgatatattgaacaaacctagattgtagtcgagtctttcatcttttagaatgggttacaggttttggttcattaatatgtaaatcccagaacttcttttaagtcgcATTcttaagataacttaaggttttattaaaaaaaaggtgaaatctcagctcagataatgcattaaggGTGTGAAgccagagtctgtctgtatcctaatcctgagtcagactggttccatttccaaagcagaatttacaaaatattatatggacTGACAGCTTgtagattgtgcattttttgagcaaaacagaatgttTCTGCAAATATAACCCTCCAAATAAaagttcaccccatagacttatatgtgtgtgcgcgcttgcaggagagagagaaagtgaatgcatgcatgtgagtgtgtgcgtgtgagtgtgagtgcacgtgacaGAGTCTGTTTCGCATGTGTGCAAGCTTGTAAAAGTGTGTGTttagtgtgatggggtataaccTTGTGAGTCTGGGTGGTATATGTGTTTGTATGGGAGAGAGATTGCATAAGAGAGAGagtctgtatgagtgtgtgtgtatgtaagagtgtgtgaaTATCTATGCGTGTGTAAGACAgggtatagtgtagtggggttacCTGCTGTGTGAAATGAATCCAAGATCCTGGTTGaagccagattcatcagccgcacCCATAAGGTAAAGCAAACATCACCTGATCACAACACTATCCacgctctcaaaaccaatcacaacattgtcatcagaccagcagataaaggaggagccatcgtcattcaaAATAGAATGGACTTCTGCAAAGAagtgtaccaacaactgaacaaccaggaacactacaggcaattaccAGCCGATCCAACCAAAGAACACATGCGTGAACTAAACATGCTGATCAAGACTTTTGATCCAATCTTTCAGATTTCCCTACATGGTCTAATTCCACATAATAGGGATTTCTATTGCCTTCTGAAGacacacaaagccaacacaccaggacattctattttgctcaaaaaaatgcacaatctgcagacagtaAATCTATATAATATTTTGTAAGCTCCGCTTTGGAAATgtaaccagtctgactcaagattaagATACAGATAGACTCTGGcttcatacctttaatgcattgtctgaactgagatgtcacctttttttataaaacttaagttatcttgagaatgtgacttaaacgaagttctgagatttacatattaatgaaccaaaacctgtaacccattctaaaagatgaaagatctaacaacaatctaggtttgttcaatatatcagtttatttgcatgacactgtaatcttttgctataaattctgtgtcttatggttgtgcttcacaaccacctgatgaaggagtggtgctccgaaagctagtgcttccaataaacctgttggactataacttggtgtcgtgtgatttttcgctgcatccatggagagagagcaagctaacatttcaaggtcagatgactcttcatcagagctgaagtaaagtgtggaggggacagcatttatgctatcgTATAAGAGGGATGCGTGGGTGTAGGGTGCCAGCGAAGAAAAGATGtcgatagttcagattaagtg encodes:
- the ndnf gene encoding protein NDNF isoform X2; amino-acid sequence: MLIMSWAVTSLLLLATNSRTQKLPTRDEELFQMQLQDKSLFHDSSIIPDGAEISGFLFRDTPKRYYFVVEEDNTPLSITMTPCDAPLEWKLTLQELPEESSGEGSGDPEPLDQQKKQEHVLNELGTDLYSYKGNDVESYLAPNSPSGLYRLELISTEKDTNFKVYATTTPESDQPYPELPYDPRVDVTALGRTTVTLTWKPSPTISQLQQPIQYCVIINKEHNFKSLCAVEAKLNADDAFMTAPKPGLDFSPFDFAYFGFTSDSGPGRERTTGVKSLTTWVSRQMAGARRVDLQQICIGNKNIFTVSDLKPDTQYYFDVFAVNTNSNMSTAYVGTFAKTKEEAKQKTIELKDGKVTDIFIKRKGVKFLRFAPVSSHQKMMLYVHSCLDAVQIQVRRDGKLLLSQNMEGVRHFQLRGKPKAKYLIRLKGSKKGASMLKILATNRPNKQPFPSVPEDTRIKAFDKLRTCSSVTVAWLGTQERNKFCVYKKLVENNYSEEQKKREQNQCIGPDIRKKSEKVVCKYFHSHILQKAVTTETIRGLQPGKSYLLDVYVIGHGGHSVKYQSKLVKTRRSC
- the ndnf gene encoding protein NDNF isoform X1 translates to MQMIASRIMLIMSWAVTSLLLLATNSRTQKLPTRDEELFQMQLQDKSLFHDSSIIPDGAEISGFLFRDTPKRYYFVVEEDNTPLSITMTPCDAPLEWKLTLQELPEESSGEGSGDPEPLDQQKKQEHVLNELGTDLYSYKGNDVESYLAPNSPSGLYRLELISTEKDTNFKVYATTTPESDQPYPELPYDPRVDVTALGRTTVTLTWKPSPTISQLQQPIQYCVIINKEHNFKSLCAVEAKLNADDAFMTAPKPGLDFSPFDFAYFGFTSDSGPGRERTTGVKSLTTWVSRQMAGARRVDLQQICIGNKNIFTVSDLKPDTQYYFDVFAVNTNSNMSTAYVGTFAKTKEEAKQKTIELKDGKVTDIFIKRKGVKFLRFAPVSSHQKMMLYVHSCLDAVQIQVRRDGKLLLSQNMEGVRHFQLRGKPKAKYLIRLKGSKKGASMLKILATNRPNKQPFPSVPEDTRIKAFDKLRTCSSVTVAWLGTQERNKFCVYKKLVENNYSEEQKKREQNQCIGPDIRKKSEKVVCKYFHSHILQKAVTTETIRGLQPGKSYLLDVYVIGHGGHSVKYQSKLVKTRRSC